The Euphorbia lathyris chromosome 3, ddEupLath1.1, whole genome shotgun sequence genome contains a region encoding:
- the LOC136221994 gene encoding uncharacterized protein encodes MLSTLQNTTQMGLQKILFWMFFLVAMLYIVYSSHLLIERERKCISDEENVKHLTNITHQQESPALPNALLLPQRSQSYNTELKHIVFGIAASANLWERRKEYVKLWWKPKESRGIVWMDRKVQTRKDEGLPEIRISRDTSRFKYSNRQGHRSAIRISRVVSETLKLGLKDVRWFVMGDDDTVFIVENVVRTLSKYDHRQFYYVGSSSESHVQNIFFSYNMAFGGGGFAISYPLAQELAKNQDKCIQRYPGLYGSDDRMQACMAELGVPLTKEPGFHQYDVYGDLLGLLASHPVTPLVSLHHLDVVEPVFPRMTRVKALEHLFTSVKLDSGSMMQQSICYDKRRFWSISVSWGFVVQIYRGVISPRELEMPSRTFLNWYRRADYTQYAFNTRPVMKHPCLKPFTFYMNTSRYDRVRKQTVGIYARYRARNPICRWKMASPERINSIVVVKRPDSLRWQKSPRRDCCRLMPTTRPSVMNVWVGSCRSGEISEL; translated from the exons atgttATCAACTCTGCAAAACACAACACAAATGGGGCTTCAAAAGATACTCTTTTGGATGTTTTTCCTTGTTGCTATGCTTTACATTGTCTATTCTTCTCATCTCCTCATCGAAAGAGAGCGAAAATGCATCTCCGACGAAGAGAATGTCAAACATCTAACCAATATCACTCACCAACAAGAATCTCCTGCACTGCCAAACGCTCTCTTACTCCCCCAAAGATCACAGTCTTACAACACAGAACTCAAACACATTGTTTTCGGAATAGCAGCATCCGCTAATCTCTGGGAGAGGCGAAAAGAGTATGTCAAACTGTGGTGGAAACCAAAGGAGAGTAGAGGTATTGTTTGGATGGATAGAAAGGTACAAACTAGAAAGGATGAAGGTTTGCCTGAGATTAGAATTTCTCGAGATACATCAAGGTTTAAGTACTCCAATAGGCAAGGACATAGATCAGCAATAAGGATATCAAGGGTGGTTTCTGAGACGTTGAAACTCGGATTGAAAGACGTCCGCTGGTTCGTTATGGGAGATGATGATACTGTTTTTATTGTTGAAAATGTGGTGAGAACACTCTCTAAATATGATCACAGGCAATTTTATTATGTTGGTAGCTCCTCAGAAAGCCATGTTCagaatattttcttttcttataaTATGGCCTTTGGAGGAGGAGGGTTTGCTATAAGTTATCCGTTGGCACAAGAGTTAGCTAAGAATCAAGATAAGTGCATCCAAAGATATCCCGGATTGTATGGCAGTGATGACCGGATGCAGGCTTGTATGGCTGAGCTTGGCGTCCCACTTACTAAGGAACCCGGATTTCATCAG TATGATGTTTACGGAGACCTTTTAGGCCTCCTAGCATCACACCCTGTGACTCCATTGGTGTCACTACATCACCTTGATGTAGTGGAGCCTGTATTCCCGCGAATGACGCGAGTTAAAGCCCTCGAACACCTATTCACATCAGTCAAGCTTGACTCGGGCAGCATGATGCAGCAATCCATATGTTATGACAAGAGAAGGTTCTGGTCTATCTCAGTGTCATGGGGCTTTGTTGTTCAAATCTACAGGGGTGTTATCTCTCCAAGAGAGCTCGAGATGCCATCGAGAACGTTCCTTAATTGGTACCGAAGAGCTGATTACACTCAGTATGCATTCAACACAAGGCCTGTGATGAAGCATCCATGTCTAAAGCCCTTTACTTTCTATATGAACACTTCGAGATATGATCGAGTTAGGAAGCAAACAGTAGGCATCTATGCTCGCTATAGAGCTCGAAATCCAATTTGCCGGTGGAAGATGGCATCCCCAGAAAGAATTAACTCTATTGTGGTAGTGAAGAGGCCGGATAGTCTTCGGTGGCAAAAG TCACCAAGAAGGGATTGTTGTAGACTGATGCCAACAACCAGACCTTCAGTTATGAACGTATGGGTGGGGAGCTGTAGAAGTGGTGAGATTAGTGAATTGTAG
- the LOC136222494 gene encoding uncharacterized protein: MSSTLQNSIQMGLQKILFWMFFILAMLYIVYSSHLLIEKERKCISDEENFKHLTNITQHNQESPTSQPDTPIIPQRSQSYNTELKHIVFGIAASANLWERRKEYVKLWCKPKESRVIVWMDRKVQTRKNDGLPEIRISEDTSKFKYSHRQGHRSAIRISRVVSETLKLGLEDVRWFVMGDDDTVFIMENVVRTLSKYDHNQFYYVGSSSESHMENIFFSYNMAFGGGGFAISYPLAQELAKTQDKCIQRYPGLYGSDDRMQACMAEVGVPLTKEPGFHQYDVYGDLLGLLASHPVTPLVSLHHLDVVEPVFPRMTRVKALEHLFTSVKLDSGSVMQQSICYDKRRFWSISVSWGFVVQIYRGVISPRELEMPSRTFLNWFRRADYTQYDFNTRPVMKHPCVKPFTFYMNTTKYDRVREQTVGVYARSVAPNPICRWKMASPEKINAVVVVKRPDNHRWQKSPRRDCCRLMPTNRASVMNIWVGSCRSGEISEL; encoded by the exons atgtcatcaACTCTGCAAAACTCGATACAGATGGGGCTTCAAAAGATACTCTTTTGGATGTTTTTCATACTTGCAATGCTTTACATTGTCTATTCTTCTCATCTCCTCATCGAAAAGGAGCGAAAATGCATCTCCGACGAGGAGAATTTCAAACATCTAACCAACATCACACAACACAACCAAGAATCTCCTACGTCGCAACCAGACACTCCCATAATTCCCCAAAGATCACAGTCTTACAACACAGAACTGAAACACATTGTTTTCGGAATAGCAGCATCCGCTAATCTATGGGAGAGGCGAAAAGAGTATGTCAAACTATGGTGCAAGCCAAAGGAGAGTAGAGTCATTGTTTGGATGGATAGAAAGGTACAAACTAGAAAAAATGATGGTTTGCCTGAGATTAGAATTTCTGAAGATACATCAAAGTTTAAGTACTCCCATAGGCAAGGACATAGATCAGCAATAAGGATATCAAGGGTAGTCTCCGAGACCTTGAAACTCGGATTGGAAGACGTCCGCTGGTTCGTTATGGGAGATGATGATACTGTTTTTATAATGGAAAATGTGGTAAGAACACTTTCTAAATATGATCACAACCAATTTTATTATGTAGGTAGCTCCTCAGAAAGCCATATGGAGAATATATTTTTCTCTTATAATATGGCCTTTGGAGGAGGAGGGTTTGCTATAAGTTATCCATTGGCACAAGAGTTAGCTAAGACTCAAGATAAATGCATCCAAAGATATCCCGGATTGTATGGCAGTGATGACCGGATGCAGGCTTGTATGGCGGAGGTTGGCGTCCCACTTACCAAGGAACCCGGTTTTCATCAG TATGATGTTTATGGAGACCTTTTAGGCCTCCTAGCATCACACCCTGTGACTCCATTGGTATCACTACATCACCTTGATGTAGTGGAGCCTGTATTCCCGCGAATGACACGAGTTAAAGCCCTCGAACACCTATTCACATCGGTCAAGCTTGACTCGGGTAGCGTAATGCAGCAATCCATATGCTATGACAAGAGAAGGTTCTGGTCTATCTCAGTGTCATGGGGCTTTGTTGTTCAAATCTACAGGGGAGTTATATCTCCGAGAGAGCTGGAGATGCCATCGAGAACGTTCCTTAATTGGTTCCGAAGAGCTGATTACACCCAATATGATTTCAACACAAGGCCAGTGATGAAACATCCATGTGTAAAGCCCTTTACTTTCTATATGAACACTACGAAATATGATCGTGTTAGGGAGCAAACAGTAGGCGTCTATGCTCGCTCCGTAGCTCCAAATCCTATTTGCAGGTGGAAGATGGCATCCCCAGAAAAAATTAATGCTGTTGTGGTAGTGAAGAGGCCGGATAATCATCGGTGGCAGAAG TCACCAAGAAGAGATTGTTGTAGATTGATGCCAACAAATAGAGCTTCAGTTATGAATATATGGGTAGGGAGCTGTAGAAGTGGCGAGATTAGTGAATTGTAG